Proteins encoded within one genomic window of Lysinibacillus louembei:
- a CDS encoding 2-oxoacid:acceptor oxidoreductase subunit alpha: MLHQLSWKVGGQQGEGIESTGEIFATAMNRLGYHLYGYRHFSSRIKGGHTNNKITVRPTEVRSIADDLDILVAFDQETIDVNYKELTSTSIVLADARFEPVAPEDCVAPLFAVPFTEIASELGTSLMKNMVAIGATTALLNLDETVFQSVVEEIFGRKGEEVVAKNIEAIQKGREAIAEQIGDRVGEWALAPADGQRRLFMIGNDAIALGAMAAGSRFMAAYPITPASEIMEYMIKKLPLVGGAVIQTEDEIAAATMAIGANYGGVRSFTASAGPGLSLMVEAIGLSGMTEQPLVIIDTQRGGPSTGLPTKQEQSDLMAMLYGTHGEIPKVVIAPSTMEEAFFDTIQAFNIAEQLQLPVIIMTDLQLSLGKQTVAPFDYSKIEIKRGKIVEAVEDEETKDYFKRYENTEDGVSPRILPGTKGGIHHVTGVEHDETGKPSEATGNRRTQMDKRMRKLNYLQFDTPIYANAPHEEADILLVGFNSTRGAIEEVQETLNAEGIKTNHAHVRLLFPFPAEEMAQLADKAKKIIVVENNATGQLANILKMNIGAHAKTSTILKYDGTPFLPRELTNLVKEKI, encoded by the coding sequence ATGTTACATCAGCTTTCATGGAAAGTCGGTGGGCAACAAGGGGAAGGTATTGAAAGTACAGGCGAAATTTTCGCAACTGCGATGAACCGTTTAGGCTATCACTTATACGGTTACCGTCATTTCTCTTCTCGTATTAAAGGTGGCCATACGAATAATAAAATTACAGTACGTCCGACAGAGGTTCGTTCGATTGCGGACGATTTAGATATTTTAGTGGCATTTGACCAAGAGACAATTGATGTTAATTATAAAGAATTAACATCAACAAGCATTGTTTTGGCAGATGCACGCTTTGAGCCAGTAGCACCTGAAGACTGTGTAGCACCATTATTTGCAGTGCCTTTTACTGAAATTGCATCAGAATTAGGTACATCATTAATGAAAAACATGGTGGCAATCGGTGCAACAACTGCCTTGTTAAATTTAGATGAAACGGTATTCCAAAGCGTTGTAGAAGAAATTTTCGGACGCAAAGGTGAGGAAGTTGTCGCGAAAAACATTGAGGCGATTCAAAAAGGGCGTGAAGCCATCGCTGAACAAATTGGTGACCGTGTTGGGGAATGGGCTTTAGCACCAGCTGATGGGCAGCGTCGTCTATTTATGATTGGCAACGATGCGATTGCACTTGGCGCAATGGCAGCTGGCTCTCGCTTTATGGCAGCATATCCAATTACACCAGCATCTGAAATTATGGAATACATGATTAAAAAACTACCATTAGTTGGTGGTGCAGTCATTCAAACTGAGGATGAAATTGCGGCAGCAACGATGGCAATTGGCGCAAACTATGGCGGTGTACGTTCATTTACAGCATCTGCAGGCCCAGGACTTTCTTTAATGGTTGAGGCAATTGGCTTATCTGGTATGACAGAGCAGCCGCTTGTTATTATTGATACGCAGCGTGGTGGCCCATCAACAGGCTTACCAACGAAGCAAGAGCAATCAGATTTAATGGCGATGCTATACGGCACGCACGGTGAAATTCCGAAAGTGGTCATTGCCCCTTCTACAATGGAAGAAGCATTTTTTGATACAATTCAAGCATTCAATATCGCGGAGCAATTACAATTACCTGTTATTATCATGACAGATTTACAGCTATCGTTAGGGAAGCAAACTGTTGCTCCATTTGACTATAGCAAAATTGAAATTAAACGTGGTAAAATCGTCGAGGCAGTAGAGGACGAGGAAACAAAAGATTACTTCAAGCGCTATGAAAATACAGAGGACGGCGTGTCGCCACGTATTTTACCAGGGACAAAGGGCGGTATTCACCACGTAACAGGTGTAGAGCATGATGAAACAGGAAAGCCATCTGAAGCGACAGGCAACCGTCGCACACAAATGGATAAACGTATGCGTAAGCTAAACTATTTGCAGTTTGATACACCAATTTATGCTAATGCACCACATGAGGAAGCAGATATTTTACTTGTTGGCTTTAACTCAACGCGTGGTGCAATTGAGGAAGTACAGGAAACATTAAACGCAGAAGGCATTAAAACAAACCATGCACATGTTCGCTTACTATTCCCATTCCCAGCAGAAGAAATGGCACAGCTAGCAGACAAGGCGAAGAAAATTATCGTTGTTGAAAACAATGCAACAGGCCAATTAGCAAATATTTTAAAAATGAATATTGGTGCACATGCCAAAACATCAACAATTTTAAAATATGATGGTACACCATTTTTACCACGTGAGCTAACAAACTTAGTGAAGGAGAAGATTTAA
- a CDS encoding RicAFT regulatory complex protein RicA family protein yields the protein MTTYYTKDEIVAKAKEIAHMIANTEEVEFFKKAEAQINENQFVREKIASLKTLQKQAVNFQHLGKEKALNMIEGKIDGIEQEIDEIPVVQQFKQSQMDVNDLLQLVSNAIANEVTNEIIESTGGDLLRGETGSKVENSTPGSCS from the coding sequence ATGACAACATATTATACAAAAGATGAAATCGTTGCAAAGGCAAAAGAAATTGCGCATATGATTGCAAATACAGAGGAAGTAGAGTTTTTCAAAAAAGCAGAAGCACAAATTAATGAAAACCAATTTGTGCGTGAAAAAATTGCTTCGCTAAAAACGTTGCAAAAGCAAGCAGTAAACTTCCAACACTTGGGGAAAGAAAAAGCATTAAACATGATTGAAGGTAAAATTGATGGCATCGAACAGGAAATTGATGAAATTCCTGTTGTCCAACAATTTAAACAATCACAAATGGATGTAAATGATTTATTGCAATTAGTATCAAATGCAATTGCAAATGAGGTAACAAATGAAATTATTGAATCAACTGGCGGCGACTTATTGCGCGGTGAAACAGGTTCAAAAGTAGAAAACAGCACACCTGGTAGCTGTTCATAA
- a CDS encoding methyl-accepting chemotaxis protein, whose translation MKYVKVKDKLMLLMLVCVISNIVISIFCMDYLRKMEWHAQQIYEQKVQSMYVLKSAEALTLAGKTEEAQGLINEAPYLAFDSKMDFYLKQLKTEINEANVREVVDYVLTRTEQQIINYEKDIHRGYFIIIFISLMMVVLVVILSFTASSSVRKPTKQLKSLLKRAEQGDFTQKAIYTSRDELGELLLCYNHMVEEVKGLLEVVNRSASVVGEANGNIRTSSETMTLSAQQTSKNTDEIAQSIMESTAHLTSNTAMIQEVASNITVVTNRVQMMKENIAETVQQAKDGEQEIASNMSQMHLIEQAMLEADAKMRKLELQSQEISKAVDIIQEIANNTSLLALNAAIEAAHAGEEGKGFAVVANEVKKLAQQSLDSTKTITTIVKTIQQDTKTAVNMMEVASEAVHSGIEVTTNTATHFRAIATRIEHIEPHIADISSTVEKMSQYAQNVADQSRKLSELSEENGSQVEQIVQQTAKQLDITTNMHEQIQYISKNTRALTHALKKFVV comes from the coding sequence ATGAAATATGTTAAAGTAAAGGACAAGCTCATGTTATTAATGCTTGTTTGTGTTATTTCCAATATCGTCATTTCTATTTTTTGTATGGACTATTTAAGAAAAATGGAATGGCATGCACAGCAAATATATGAGCAAAAGGTACAAAGCATGTACGTGTTAAAATCAGCAGAAGCGCTAACGCTAGCAGGAAAAACAGAGGAAGCGCAAGGATTAATAAATGAAGCACCTTATTTAGCATTCGATTCGAAAATGGATTTTTATTTGAAGCAGCTAAAAACAGAAATAAATGAAGCTAACGTACGAGAGGTAGTTGATTATGTACTTACTCGCACAGAGCAACAAATTATAAATTATGAAAAGGATATACATAGAGGCTATTTCATCATTATATTTATTTCGTTGATGATGGTGGTGCTGGTAGTCATTTTAAGTTTTACTGCCTCAAGCTCTGTGCGTAAGCCAACTAAGCAATTGAAAAGCTTATTAAAGCGTGCCGAGCAAGGTGATTTTACACAAAAAGCAATTTATACATCGCGAGATGAGCTTGGGGAGCTGCTGCTTTGCTACAATCACATGGTGGAGGAAGTAAAAGGCTTATTAGAAGTTGTGAATCGTAGTGCAAGCGTTGTAGGGGAAGCCAATGGAAACATTCGCACGAGCTCTGAAACGATGACTCTGTCTGCACAGCAAACATCTAAAAATACGGATGAAATTGCTCAAAGTATTATGGAATCGACAGCCCATTTAACATCGAATACAGCGATGATTCAAGAGGTCGCAAGCAATATTACAGTTGTGACAAATCGCGTGCAAATGATGAAGGAAAATATTGCTGAAACAGTGCAGCAAGCTAAAGATGGCGAGCAAGAAATTGCATCGAATATGTCACAAATGCACCTAATTGAGCAAGCAATGCTAGAGGCAGATGCGAAAATGCGTAAACTAGAGCTACAATCACAGGAGATTTCAAAGGCTGTTGATATTATTCAGGAAATTGCCAATAATACGAGTCTGCTTGCACTAAATGCAGCGATTGAGGCAGCGCATGCTGGAGAAGAGGGCAAAGGCTTTGCTGTTGTAGCAAATGAAGTGAAAAAGCTAGCACAACAATCATTAGATTCAACGAAAACAATTACGACAATCGTGAAAACGATACAGCAAGATACAAAAACGGCTGTTAATATGATGGAAGTCGCAAGCGAGGCAGTTCATTCTGGCATTGAAGTAACGACAAACACTGCGACGCATTTCCGAGCGATTGCTACTCGCATTGAGCATATTGAACCGCATATTGCGGACATATCAAGTACAGTCGAAAAAATGTCGCAATATGCACAAAATGTGGCGGATCAATCAAGGAAGTTAAGCGAGCTATCAGAGGAAAATGGTAGCCAAGTTGAACAAATTGTGCAACAAACAGCAAAGCAACTTGATATTACGACAAATATGCACGAGCAAATTCAGTACATTTCAAAAAATACGCGTGCTTTAACACATGCACTCAAGAAATTCGTTGTATAA
- the miaB gene encoding tRNA (N6-isopentenyl adenosine(37)-C2)-methylthiotransferase MiaB: MNEEQRLASKQVNQPKPAAEKDYSKYFEKVFTAPSLKDAKKRGKEEIKYHKDFMIDEQFLNMGNGRKFYIRTYGCQMNEHDTEVMAGIFMQLGYEPTEEIEQADVVLLNTCAIRENAENKVFGELGFLMKYKRKNPEMLIGVCGCMSQEESVVNKILKTYQHVDMVFGTHNIHRLPHILKEAYMSKEMVIEVWSKEGDVIENLPKQRLGSIKAWVNIMYGCDKFCTYCIVPYTRGKERSRRPEEIIAEVRELAAQGYQEIMLLGQNVNAYGKDFDDITYRLGDLMDELRKIDIPRIRFTTSHPRDFDDHLIEILAKGGNLVEHIHLPVQSGSNEILKIMARKYTREHFLDLVRKIKEAMPDVALSTDIIVGYPNETEKQFQETLDLYREVGFEMAYTYIYSPREGTPAAKMVDNVPMEVKKERLQRLNAVVEELSKAALQKLEGEMVEVLVEGSSKKRDDVLAGYTRKNKLVNFEGPMELVGQRVNVKILEAKNYSLRGEFVEIVKRHEVHS; this comes from the coding sequence ATGAATGAGGAACAACGTTTAGCAAGCAAGCAAGTGAATCAGCCAAAGCCTGCTGCTGAAAAGGATTACAGTAAATATTTTGAAAAAGTATTCACAGCTCCTTCTTTAAAAGACGCAAAAAAGCGCGGGAAAGAGGAGATTAAATATCATAAGGATTTCATGATTGACGAGCAGTTTTTAAATATGGGGAACGGGCGTAAATTTTACATCCGCACATACGGCTGTCAAATGAACGAGCATGACACTGAAGTAATGGCAGGTATTTTCATGCAACTTGGCTATGAGCCAACAGAGGAAATCGAGCAGGCGGATGTCGTGCTGCTTAATACTTGTGCGATTCGTGAAAATGCGGAAAATAAAGTGTTTGGTGAGCTTGGCTTCCTTATGAAATATAAGCGCAAAAATCCAGAAATGTTAATCGGCGTCTGTGGTTGTATGTCGCAGGAAGAGTCGGTTGTCAATAAAATTTTAAAAACGTACCAGCATGTAGATATGGTATTTGGTACGCACAATATCCACCGTTTACCACATATTTTAAAAGAAGCCTATATGTCGAAGGAAATGGTCATTGAAGTGTGGTCAAAGGAAGGCGATGTTATTGAAAATCTTCCAAAGCAACGACTTGGTTCGATTAAAGCATGGGTAAACATTATGTATGGCTGTGATAAATTCTGTACGTATTGTATCGTGCCATATACGCGCGGTAAGGAGCGTTCACGTCGACCAGAGGAAATTATCGCAGAAGTGCGTGAGCTAGCAGCACAAGGCTATCAGGAAATTATGCTGTTAGGGCAAAATGTTAATGCATATGGCAAGGATTTTGATGATATTACCTATCGTTTAGGTGATTTAATGGACGAGCTGCGCAAAATCGATATTCCACGTATTCGCTTTACAACGAGCCATCCACGGGATTTCGATGATCATTTAATCGAGATTTTAGCGAAAGGCGGCAACTTAGTCGAGCATATTCATTTACCTGTACAGTCAGGCTCAAATGAGATTTTGAAAATTATGGCACGTAAATATACAAGAGAGCATTTCCTTGATTTAGTGCGCAAAATAAAAGAAGCAATGCCTGATGTTGCATTATCAACAGATATTATCGTTGGCTATCCAAACGAAACAGAGAAGCAGTTCCAAGAAACTTTGGATTTATATCGTGAAGTAGGTTTCGAAATGGCTTACACATACATTTATTCACCACGTGAAGGCACACCTGCTGCGAAAATGGTCGATAATGTACCGATGGAAGTGAAAAAGGAGCGTCTGCAACGCTTAAATGCAGTTGTAGAGGAGCTATCGAAGGCAGCGTTACAAAAGCTTGAAGGTGAAATGGTAGAAGTGCTTGTAGAAGGTAGCAGTAAAAAGCGTGATGATGTGTTAGCTGGCTATACACGCAAAAATAAATTAGTAAACTTTGAAGGTCCGATGGAGTTAGTTGGACAGCGAGTAAATGTAAAAATTTTAGAGGCGAAAAATTACTCGTTACGCGGTGAGTTTGTGGAGATTGTAAAACGACATGAGGTGCATAGTTAA
- a CDS encoding 2-oxoacid:ferredoxin oxidoreductase subunit beta — protein sequence MATFKDFRNAVKPNWCPGCGDFSVQAAIQRAAANVGYEPHELAVISGIGCSGRISGYINSYGFHGIHGRALPIAQGLKMANKDLKVIASGGDGDGFAIGMGHTIHAIRRNIDITYIVMDNQIYGLTKGQTSPRSAAGFITKSTPGGAIEPSLKPLEVALTSGATFVAQGFSTDIKELTALIEAGLNHKGFSFINVFSPCVTYNKVNTYDWFKENLTKLSEIEGYDHTDRSLAMQTVMEKEGLVTGVIYHDQETTSYQEKITGYSELPLTDIDISLSEDQFDQLLKEFM from the coding sequence ATGGCAACATTTAAAGATTTCCGCAATGCAGTGAAGCCAAACTGGTGTCCAGGCTGTGGTGACTTCTCGGTACAAGCGGCGATTCAACGCGCTGCGGCAAACGTAGGTTATGAGCCACATGAATTAGCAGTTATTTCAGGTATCGGCTGTTCTGGGCGTATTTCAGGCTATATTAATTCATATGGCTTCCATGGTATTCATGGTCGTGCGTTACCAATTGCACAAGGCTTGAAAATGGCTAATAAAGATTTAAAGGTCATCGCATCAGGTGGTGACGGTGACGGTTTTGCGATTGGAATGGGCCATACAATCCATGCAATTCGCCGTAATATCGATATTACGTATATCGTCATGGATAACCAAATTTATGGCTTAACAAAAGGGCAAACATCGCCGCGTTCAGCAGCAGGCTTTATTACAAAATCGACACCAGGTGGAGCAATTGAGCCATCTTTAAAACCGTTAGAAGTAGCGTTAACAAGTGGTGCAACATTCGTTGCACAAGGCTTCTCAACGGATATTAAAGAGCTGACAGCATTAATCGAAGCAGGCTTAAACCATAAAGGCTTTTCATTTATTAACGTCTTCTCACCATGTGTAACATATAATAAAGTGAACACATATGATTGGTTTAAAGAAAATTTAACCAAGTTATCTGAAATCGAGGGCTATGACCATACAGACCGTTCATTAGCGATGCAAACAGTAATGGAAAAAGAAGGACTTGTAACAGGTGTTATTTACCATGATCAAGAAACAACTTCTTACCAAGAAAAAATTACAGGCTATTCAGAGCTACCATTAACGGATATTGATATTAGCTTATCAGAGGATCAGTTTGATCAACTGTTAAAAGAATTTATGTAA
- a CDS encoding stage V sporulation protein S, with translation MDSLKVSSRSNPNSVAGALVAVIREQGFVEMQAVGAGALNQAVKAVAIARGFVAPSGTDLICAPAFADITIAGEDRTALKLVVEKRNR, from the coding sequence GTGGATTCATTAAAAGTATCATCTCGCTCAAATCCAAATTCTGTTGCAGGTGCATTGGTTGCCGTCATTCGAGAGCAAGGCTTCGTGGAAATGCAAGCAGTGGGAGCGGGAGCACTCAACCAGGCCGTGAAAGCAGTCGCGATTGCAAGAGGCTTTGTAGCACCAAGCGGCACTGATTTAATTTGCGCACCAGCATTTGCAGATATTACGATTGCAGGGGAAGATCGAACAGCACTTAAGTTGGTTGTAGAAAAAAGAAACCGATAA
- a CDS encoding 2-oxoglutarate ferredoxin oxidoreductase subunit beta: protein MTNIIDFIARHEQKELTKLQRTVECSYDQVDELKRFVEAQQLQIKDHTLFLAFLLYLQEHHIDALTIFKDVFSIPRYKFEHLYNMKWWSVAQLGFTFLAILKDNEPAEYERFFNKMKSLN, encoded by the coding sequence TTGACGAACATCATAGATTTTATTGCAAGGCATGAGCAAAAGGAATTAACGAAATTACAGCGCACAGTGGAATGCAGTTATGATCAGGTAGACGAGTTGAAGCGATTCGTCGAGGCACAGCAGCTACAAATTAAAGACCATACGCTATTTTTAGCTTTTTTACTTTATTTACAAGAGCATCATATTGATGCATTAACGATTTTTAAAGATGTTTTCTCGATACCGCGATATAAATTTGAACACCTATACAATATGAAATGGTGGTCTGTTGCACAGCTAGGCTTTACTTTTTTAGCCATTTTAAAAGACAATGAACCAGCGGAATATGAGCGGTTTTTTAATAAAATGAAAAGCCTGAACTAA
- a CDS encoding RNA polymerase alpha subunit C-terminal domain-containing protein — protein sequence MREKTLRICEKGHRYYKSTDCNTCPKCEQENKPVEGFLARLSSPARNALIHEGITTLEQLAQHTEKEILKLHGIGPASMPTMRAALEEKGLSFK from the coding sequence ATGAGAGAAAAAACATTACGCATTTGTGAAAAAGGGCATCGCTATTATAAAAGCACTGATTGTAATACATGTCCAAAATGCGAGCAAGAAAACAAACCTGTGGAAGGTTTTTTAGCGAGACTTTCCTCACCAGCTCGTAATGCATTAATTCATGAGGGGATTACAACATTGGAGCAGCTTGCACAGCATACAGAAAAGGAAATTTTAAAGCTGCATGGCATCGGTCCAGCATCAATGCCGACAATGCGTGCTGCATTAGAAGAAAAAGGACTAAGCTTTAAGTAA
- a CDS encoding Rpn family recombination-promoting nuclease/putative transposase — protein MNRKALKRIPLNKLIDLKIDLAFKQLFGNDKNKEITIVFLNAILQKTGRNTIKEVLFINKELSGEHLEDKESRLDIIVRTQDGELINIEMQLSNENDMMKRTLYYWSRLFVDQLSRGKSYHTLLPTITINICNFTFFKTIHYHSTYHLFENQSLQRLAPQDDVLEIHFIEMTKFLQTWRKEQLNSLDDILARWLLLLGMVDARKQKVYDDIYNELEVLALKDERLQQAFDTWQELSQNPDTIIAYHSRLKTIIDEEAKLDYARHQGIEEGIQKGIQEGLVQQNKQIAQKMIAKGKSDEEIQDLTELPLEEIQRLRLGN, from the coding sequence ATGAATCGAAAAGCTTTAAAACGTATTCCATTGAATAAATTAATAGATTTGAAAATAGATTTGGCATTCAAGCAACTATTTGGTAATGATAAAAATAAAGAGATTACGATTGTCTTTTTAAATGCCATTTTACAAAAAACAGGGCGTAATACGATTAAAGAGGTGCTGTTCATCAATAAGGAGCTTAGTGGTGAGCATTTAGAAGATAAAGAGTCACGTTTAGATATTATTGTGCGCACGCAAGATGGCGAGCTAATTAATATTGAAATGCAGTTATCAAATGAAAATGATATGATGAAGCGGACACTCTATTATTGGTCTCGTCTCTTCGTTGACCAATTGTCACGAGGGAAAAGTTATCATACATTGCTACCAACAATCACCATTAATATATGTAATTTCACATTTTTTAAAACAATCCACTACCATAGCACCTATCACTTATTTGAAAATCAATCGCTACAACGTTTAGCGCCCCAAGATGATGTATTAGAAATCCACTTTATTGAAATGACTAAATTCCTTCAAACATGGCGTAAGGAGCAATTAAATTCATTAGATGATATTTTAGCTCGCTGGCTACTCTTATTAGGAATGGTCGATGCACGTAAACAGAAAGTATATGATGATATTTATAATGAATTGGAGGTATTAGCTTTGAAAGATGAACGTTTACAACAAGCCTTTGATACATGGCAAGAGCTTAGTCAAAACCCAGATACAATCATCGCCTACCACTCTCGTTTAAAAACAATCATTGATGAGGAAGCCAAACTAGATTATGCGCGACATCAAGGAATTGAGGAAGGAATCCAAAAAGGAATACAGGAAGGCTTAGTCCAACAAAATAAGCAAATTGCGCAAAAAATGATAGCAAAAGGAAAAAGCGATGAAGAAATTCAAGATCTAACGGAGCTACCTTTAGAGGAAATTCAGCGTCTACGATTAGGAAATTAG